In Gemmatimonadota bacterium, the following proteins share a genomic window:
- a CDS encoding flippase-like domain-containing protein, translating to MNLLKKAWGWLRWLVALGILAYLIYLYREQYADFIRREIDFTFLGIGVVLATTATVLAFFRWYLLARGQKLVLGFREAVRLGFVSNLFNYLAPGTAGGDIVRAVGIARRQKSRRTVAAATVLLDRLIGMLALLIVGSAAALLNQDLWHHREIMIAVLVFWGGALAGLICVAVSLRFRLLNWTFFQRLTRLRFVGPFFAELAGSLELYQTRRSALTEALLIGLAGQVFMLSAFYCCAMALLPGPAAPDYWAHLMLIPAAEIIGTFAPVPGGVGALEGAVIYIYHLVSTTADGSVPGTVAQATGLAAALTYRIVRVTVAAVGALYYMVTDRKWKERLGLEEA from the coding sequence ATGAACCTGCTCAAGAAGGCCTGGGGATGGCTCCGGTGGCTGGTCGCACTGGGCATCCTCGCCTACCTGATCTATCTCTACCGCGAACAGTACGCCGATTTCATCCGCCGCGAAATCGACTTCACCTTCCTGGGCATCGGCGTCGTGCTGGCCACGACGGCGACCGTGCTGGCCTTTTTCCGCTGGTACCTTCTCGCCCGGGGCCAGAAGCTGGTGCTGGGATTCCGCGAAGCCGTCCGCCTGGGTTTCGTCAGCAACCTGTTCAACTACCTCGCGCCCGGGACCGCGGGCGGCGACATCGTCCGCGCCGTGGGCATCGCGCGGCGCCAGAAGTCGAGGCGGACCGTCGCCGCGGCCACGGTGCTGCTCGACCGGCTGATCGGCATGCTGGCGCTGCTGATCGTCGGATCGGCGGCCGCGCTGCTGAACCAGGACCTCTGGCATCACCGGGAGATCATGATCGCCGTCCTGGTCTTCTGGGGCGGTGCCTTGGCCGGATTGATCTGCGTGGCGGTTTCCCTCCGTTTCCGGCTGCTGAACTGGACCTTCTTCCAGCGGCTTACCCGTCTCCGGTTCGTCGGGCCATTCTTCGCCGAACTGGCGGGCAGCCTGGAACTCTACCAGACGCGCCGCAGCGCGCTGACCGAGGCGCTGCTCATCGGCCTGGCCGGCCAGGTCTTCATGCTTTCGGCCTTCTACTGCTGCGCGATGGCGCTCCTGCCCGGGCCGGCCGCGCCGGATTACTGGGCCCACCTCATGCTGATCCCCGCGGCCGAAATCATCGGCACTTTCGCACCGGTGCCGGGGGGCGTCGGCGCGCTGGAAGGCGCGGTCATCTACATCTACCACCTCGTCAGCACGACCGCCGATGGATCGGTTCCGGGTACGGTCGCCCAGGCCACGGGACTGGCCGCCGCCCTGACTTACCGCATCGTGCGGGTCACCGTCGCCGCCGTGGGCGCCCTGTACTACATGGTTA
- a CDS encoding HigA family addiction module antidote protein — MSEGKNQYRPDYVVSPGLVLEERLDAHGLTHAEFARRCNCSPQLISDIIAGKVSIVPETALQFELVLGVDARIWLGIEADYRP; from the coding sequence ATGTCAGAGGGTAAAAACCAGTACCGGCCGGACTACGTAGTGTCGCCAGGATTGGTCCTGGAAGAGAGATTGGACGCACATGGTCTCACACACGCTGAATTCGCTCGCAGGTGCAATTGCTCACCGCAGCTCATTAGTGATATAATCGCGGGGAAGGTTTCGATTGTACCGGAGACCGCTTTACAATTCGAACTGGTGTTAGGCGTTGATGCCAGGATCTGGCTGGGAATTGAGGCTGATTATCGTCCTTAA
- a CDS encoding UPF0261 family protein, with the protein MPKTIAIVGALDTKGDEFAFVKSEIERRGHGTLVIDTGVIGDSTVEADVSREQVAEAAGTTIDALKKRGDRGEAIDAMAAGVAEIVQGLYEAGGFDGIISMGGSAGTAVGTSAMRALPVGVPKVMVSTVAAGDTTNYVGIKDVSMIPSVVDVAGINRISRRIFANAAGAIVGMVETEVQEAAEDRPLVSASMFGNTTEAVDQARTIMEEAGYEVLVFHCTGAGGRTMEGLIDEGLIEGVLDITTTEWADELAGGVLTAGPERMDAAGRAGIPQVIVPGCLDMVNFWAPDTVPEKYQDRRLHKWNPNITLMRTNVEENARLGEIIAEKANASSGPVSIFLPLKGVSILDSPGNEFWWPEADQALYDAIKSNVSANVTVTEMDCNINDPAFAKAVTGRLLSDLRR; encoded by the coding sequence ATGCCAAAAACCATAGCCATCGTAGGTGCGCTGGATACCAAGGGCGATGAGTTCGCCTTCGTCAAAAGCGAGATCGAGCGGCGGGGTCACGGGACGCTGGTTATCGATACGGGCGTCATCGGTGATTCAACCGTCGAAGCGGACGTGTCCCGGGAACAGGTCGCCGAAGCCGCCGGCACGACGATCGACGCGTTGAAAAAGCGCGGCGACCGGGGAGAGGCCATCGACGCCATGGCGGCCGGTGTCGCGGAGATCGTGCAGGGCCTTTATGAAGCCGGCGGGTTCGACGGGATCATTAGCATGGGCGGATCGGCCGGCACCGCGGTGGGGACGAGCGCCATGCGGGCACTGCCCGTGGGCGTGCCCAAGGTGATGGTGTCCACCGTGGCCGCGGGCGACACGACCAACTATGTGGGGATCAAGGACGTGTCGATGATCCCCTCCGTCGTGGACGTGGCCGGCATCAACCGCATCAGCCGCAGGATCTTCGCCAATGCCGCGGGCGCGATCGTGGGCATGGTGGAGACCGAGGTGCAGGAAGCGGCGGAAGACAGGCCGCTCGTTAGCGCCAGCATGTTCGGCAATACCACCGAAGCCGTGGACCAGGCCCGGACCATCATGGAGGAGGCGGGTTACGAGGTGCTGGTCTTCCACTGCACCGGCGCTGGCGGGCGGACCATGGAGGGGCTGATCGACGAGGGCCTGATCGAGGGCGTGCTCGACATCACCACTACGGAGTGGGCCGACGAACTGGCCGGAGGCGTGCTGACCGCAGGCCCCGAGCGCATGGACGCGGCCGGCAGGGCGGGCATCCCCCAGGTTATCGTGCCGGGCTGCCTGGACATGGTGAACTTCTGGGCGCCGGACACGGTGCCGGAGAAGTACCAAGACCGCAGGCTGCACAAGTGGAACCCGAACATCACGCTGATGCGGACCAACGTAGAGGAGAACGCCCGACTGGGTGAGATCATCGCGGAGAAGGCCAACGCGTCCAGCGGACCGGTGTCGATCTTTCTGCCCCTGAAGGGCGTGTCCATTCTCGACAGTCCGGGGAACGAGTTCTGGTGGCCCGAGGCCGACCAGGCGCTTTACGACGCCATCAAGTCGAACGTGTCCGCCAACGTGACGGTGACGGAAATGGACTGCAACATCAACGATCCGGCCTTCGCCAAAGCGGTCACCGGTAGGTTGCTGTCCGATCTGAGAAGGTAA
- the menC gene encoding o-succinylbenzoate synthase: protein MPVIDAVELYHVAMPLIYPWRTAYGSDDVIESVLVKMHAGEAVGWGETTPLAKPTYSPEYTAGVFAVTRDLLAPLLVGKRIDSGRDLHEVCSWVAGNFFAKGGLDAAWWDLHARLEGKPLWRVIGGKSPVIDVGADFGVQDSIDMLLGNIEQAVEAGFKRIKLKYSRGWDLDMIAAVRSAFPDPVFHIDCNSGYTLDDLPMFRKLDRYNLAMIEQPLMRDDLVDHAELQRQIDTPVCLDESITSPAKALKAIRIGAARWINIKPARVGGLTQALETNRVCEEEGVPCWTGGMLESALGASFCKALATLPNMKYPSDVFPSTRFYKRDLSAPQLELSGPSQMVLSDTPGAGAEPVPELLEHQTIDSAVIDVS from the coding sequence ATGCCCGTCATCGACGCGGTCGAGCTCTACCACGTCGCCATGCCCCTGATCTACCCGTGGCGCACGGCCTACGGCAGCGACGACGTCATCGAAAGCGTCCTCGTGAAGATGCACGCCGGCGAAGCCGTGGGCTGGGGAGAGACCACCCCGCTCGCGAAGCCGACCTACAGCCCGGAATACACGGCCGGCGTCTTCGCCGTGACCCGGGACCTCCTCGCCCCCCTGCTGGTCGGAAAGCGGATCGACAGCGGCCGGGACCTTCACGAGGTGTGCAGCTGGGTTGCCGGCAACTTCTTCGCCAAGGGCGGCCTGGACGCGGCCTGGTGGGACCTGCACGCCCGGCTGGAGGGCAAGCCGCTCTGGCGAGTGATCGGCGGCAAGAGCCCTGTCATCGATGTCGGGGCCGACTTCGGGGTGCAGGACAGCATCGACATGCTGCTTGGCAATATCGAGCAGGCCGTGGAGGCGGGGTTCAAGCGGATCAAGCTGAAGTACAGCCGGGGGTGGGACCTCGACATGATCGCCGCGGTCCGTTCGGCTTTTCCGGACCCGGTCTTCCATATCGACTGCAACAGCGGATACACGCTGGACGACCTGCCCATGTTCAGGAAACTGGACCGGTACAACCTGGCTATGATCGAGCAGCCCCTGATGCGGGACGACCTGGTCGACCACGCCGAACTGCAACGTCAGATCGATACGCCGGTCTGCCTGGACGAGAGCATCACGTCCCCGGCTAAGGCCCTCAAGGCGATCCGGATCGGCGCAGCCCGTTGGATCAACATCAAGCCCGCGAGAGTCGGCGGGTTGACCCAGGCACTGGAGACGAACCGGGTCTGCGAGGAGGAAGGCGTCCCCTGCTGGACGGGCGGCATGCTGGAATCGGCCCTCGGCGCGTCGTTCTGCAAGGCGCTGGCGACGCTGCCCAATATGAAATACCCGTCGGATGTCTTCCCGAGCACGCGGTTCTACAAACGGGACCTGAGCGCGCCGCAATTGGAACTCTCGGGCCCGTCGCAGATGGTCTTAAGCGATACGCCCGGTGCCGGCGCGGAACCCGTGCCCGAACTGCTCGAACATCAAACGATCGACAGTGCCGTGATAGACGTATCTTGA
- a CDS encoding type I pantothenate kinase, producing MSPSSSLSPFNHMSREEWSQLRAATPLTLSEEDLQELHGINEMVSLEEVAEVYLPMSRFLNLHVGAAQHLYRVMDTFLGKPAAKVPYVIGIGGSVAVGKSTTARILQALLSRWPNHPRVDLVTTDGFLFPNRVLEERGLMQRKGFPESYDLRRLVRTMADVKSGRESVTVPVYRHLIYDIVPGVEKTITQPDIIILEGLNILQTGHHLTGDASPRVFVSDFIDFSIYVEAEEHDLEQWYVDRFLRLRDTAFRNPESYFHHYAGLSTEEAVETARGIWRDINLVNLRENIIPTRERADLILEKGTNHRVTGVYQRKL from the coding sequence ATGTCCCCATCTTCATCCCTTTCCCCCTTCAACCACATGTCCCGCGAGGAGTGGTCGCAACTGCGCGCCGCGACGCCGCTGACGCTGTCGGAAGAAGACCTGCAGGAACTGCACGGCATCAACGAGATGGTCTCCCTCGAAGAGGTCGCCGAGGTGTACCTGCCCATGTCCCGGTTCCTCAACCTGCATGTGGGCGCAGCCCAGCACCTCTATCGGGTGATGGATACTTTCCTCGGCAAGCCGGCCGCTAAAGTGCCCTACGTCATCGGCATCGGCGGCAGCGTGGCGGTGGGCAAGAGTACGACGGCCCGAATCCTGCAGGCCCTGCTGAGCCGCTGGCCGAACCATCCCCGGGTGGACCTGGTCACGACGGACGGATTCCTGTTCCCCAACCGGGTCCTGGAGGAAAGGGGGCTCATGCAGCGGAAGGGTTTTCCGGAAAGCTACGATCTCCGGCGCCTGGTGCGGACGATGGCGGACGTGAAGTCGGGCCGCGAATCGGTTACCGTTCCGGTGTACCGGCACCTGATCTACGATATCGTGCCGGGCGTCGAAAAGACGATCACGCAGCCGGACATCATCATCCTGGAGGGGCTGAACATCCTGCAGACCGGCCATCACCTGACCGGCGACGCGTCGCCCCGCGTCTTCGTCTCCGATTTCATCGATTTCTCGATCTACGTGGAGGCGGAGGAACACGACCTGGAGCAGTGGTACGTCGATCGCTTCCTCAGGCTGCGGGACACCGCGTTCCGGAACCCAGAATCCTACTTCCATCACTATGCGGGGTTGAGCACGGAAGAGGCAGTGGAAACGGCCCGGGGGATCTGGCGGGACATCAACCTGGTGAATCTGCGCGAGAACATCATCCCGACGCGCGAACGGGCGGACCTGATCCTGGAAAAGGGCACGAACCACCGGGTGACAGGGGTGTACCAGCGAAAGTTGTAG
- a CDS encoding carboxypeptidase regulatory-like domain-containing protein — MLVGYVSDERYVAIPDVLLEFEADGASIEARSRATGSVYADVKPGREYRVTLAGPDFGYKSVYMTPRDGEPYHFRLLRDSLLGYMWPKWVRSGEKSEFRVHAVEAYQLELYRYGWKKEFVRNIGWYDEHGPRATMQITPDGDYTRTGVRWNTQGYTNPAHKQYIEAPERSGLYYLHASTEVGGFFSFPWIVAPAAPTTGVAVLAANINWNAYNNFGGRSNYIHTDAFPPTPTVNARYDLKRYTDSKHRMYSADDYAPLSFDRPEPINHIPADTEATDMIRGRAACHVAPAEWRFLAWMEREGFGYDLYAETQFHDGTLPLDGYRVLITTTHPEYWSRDMYYQLKDWVFESGGRLMYLGGNGLNCEVEFVDEYTMKVRNGNIDSLDRPGEGIESRFNIYNESEANLLGVAFTRTGIMTSAPYRVVDAGHWVFEGTGVAVGDIFGEASLHERVPGGASGHETDKITRNSPKNTHLLAKGTNVDDGGAEMVVHETDSGGMVFSAGSITYPSSILVDDVVSRVTSNVLKRFLR, encoded by the coding sequence ATGCTTGTAGGGTACGTCAGCGACGAACGCTACGTCGCCATTCCCGATGTCCTGCTGGAATTCGAAGCCGATGGAGCGTCCATCGAGGCGCGCTCCCGGGCCACGGGGTCGGTCTACGCGGACGTGAAGCCAGGCCGGGAGTACAGGGTCACGCTGGCAGGCCCGGATTTCGGGTACAAGAGCGTGTACATGACCCCGCGCGATGGGGAGCCGTACCATTTCCGGCTGCTGCGGGACAGCCTGCTGGGGTACATGTGGCCCAAGTGGGTCCGGTCCGGGGAGAAATCGGAGTTCCGCGTGCACGCGGTGGAGGCTTACCAGCTCGAATTGTACCGCTACGGATGGAAGAAGGAGTTCGTGCGGAACATCGGCTGGTACGACGAACACGGCCCCCGCGCCACCATGCAGATCACGCCCGACGGCGACTATACCCGGACCGGGGTGCGGTGGAATACCCAGGGCTATACGAACCCCGCCCACAAACAGTACATCGAGGCGCCGGAACGGTCCGGCCTGTACTACCTCCACGCGTCCACGGAGGTGGGCGGTTTTTTCTCCTTCCCCTGGATCGTCGCGCCCGCCGCGCCGACGACCGGCGTCGCCGTACTGGCCGCCAACATCAACTGGAACGCCTACAACAACTTCGGGGGCCGCAGCAACTACATCCACACCGATGCCTTTCCCCCGACCCCCACGGTCAACGCACGGTACGACCTGAAGCGGTATACCGATTCGAAGCACCGGATGTACAGCGCCGACGACTACGCGCCGCTCTCCTTCGACCGGCCGGAACCCATCAATCATATCCCAGCGGACACGGAAGCCACCGACATGATCCGGGGCCGCGCGGCCTGTCATGTGGCGCCCGCCGAGTGGCGGTTCCTGGCCTGGATGGAACGGGAGGGATTCGGCTACGACCTCTACGCCGAGACTCAGTTTCACGACGGCACGCTGCCCCTGGACGGGTACAGGGTGCTTATCACCACCACCCATCCGGAATACTGGTCGCGGGACATGTACTACCAGCTCAAGGACTGGGTGTTCGAATCCGGCGGCCGGCTCATGTACCTGGGCGGCAACGGCCTGAACTGTGAGGTCGAGTTCGTCGACGAATACACGATGAAGGTCAGGAACGGCAACATCGATTCGCTCGACCGGCCAGGGGAGGGCATCGAAAGCCGCTTCAACATCTACAACGAATCCGAGGCCAACCTTCTCGGTGTGGCCTTCACCCGCACGGGGATCATGACCAGCGCGCCCTACCGCGTGGTCGACGCGGGTCACTGGGTCTTCGAGGGTACCGGCGTCGCGGTGGGAGACATCTTCGGCGAAGCGAGCCTGCACGAACGGGTACCCGGAGGGGCGTCGGGACACGAAACGGACAAGATCACACGGAACTCGCCCAAGAACACTCACCTGCTTGCCAAGGGAACCAACGTAGACGACGGCGGGGCCGAAATGGTCGTCCATGAGACGGACAGCGGAGGGATGGTTTTCTCTGCGGGATCGATCACCTACCCCTCGTCGATCCTCGTGGACGACGTGGTGTCCAGGGTCACGTCCAACGTGCTGAAACGGTTTCTGCGGTGA
- a CDS encoding altronate dehydratase, translating to MVPACRFKDIARLAEPGDNVAIVSRRLEAGTDVRDDAGASFSLAHTLLEGHRFAVQPIPAGEFVLSWGLPFGRATRDIAPGDYLCNPDILDALRVRKVDFALPDQPNFEDRVVPYELDESTFKAGEQVPLSNRPPEFDGFDRGPARGVGTRNYIILLGITSQSTGFVRRLESLLKGQVDRYPNIDGVVAVAHTEGGSGVDPNNRELVLRTLAGFMVHSNVGAVLAVDRGTEFVSDRMLENYMRLNRYPLNDVPHRFETLKGGFEEDLERCAGIVTGWFETVNRVSRKPASASHLNIVLQCGGSDSFSGISGNPLAALVAREIIRFGGKANLAETDELIGGEPYVLDNVRDIETARTFLHMIERFQERTAWHGQSVDANPSGGNKLRGIYNIVLKSIGAARKRHPDVRLDYAIDYAVPMKDPGYYFMDSPGNDLEAIAGQVASGGNLIFFITGNGSITNFPFVPTIKFVTTTKRYEMLSGEMDVNAGAYLDGVSMEELGGQTLDLTLRAASGELTRGERAGHSQTQIWRDWRQTDGSRLQDLRERPVPAGRPLEVRSNGESTPPPAFSLPVFESNGLRATERIGLILPTSLCSGQIARIAAERLSEKGVGQGAGLSRFVALVHTEGCGVSGGVSEEMYIRTMAGYLTHPMTAAALLLEHGCERTHNDFYRQQLVDRGLDPASFGWASVQLDGGIEKVIDRIEQWFNGTLDECAGPVAVEAGLSTLRLGVATVGLAATAGPATILCPATTAGPVSDDVSETFFKLIFDVVDAGGTVVVPDNDALLEYPAFMRRLEDGTISPTLSYGEPASVPGLHVMETQTAHWVETLTGLGAAGVELVVAGVGGPPLPGHPMIPVLQVAADDLASPFREDVDLILTGEPLNRCQAVLDLIRNTAAGRHAPRTVVVGNTDFQITRGLLGVSV from the coding sequence ATCGTGCCTGCCTGCCGGTTCAAAGATATCGCGCGCCTGGCCGAACCCGGCGACAACGTGGCCATCGTCTCCCGGCGTCTGGAAGCGGGAACGGACGTGAGAGACGACGCCGGCGCGTCCTTCTCCCTCGCCCATACCTTGCTGGAAGGGCACCGGTTCGCCGTCCAGCCCATACCCGCCGGGGAGTTCGTCCTGTCCTGGGGTCTGCCCTTCGGCCGGGCGACCCGGGACATCGCGCCCGGCGACTACCTCTGCAACCCGGACATCCTCGACGCGCTCCGCGTCCGAAAAGTCGATTTCGCCCTCCCGGACCAGCCCAATTTCGAAGACCGCGTAGTGCCCTACGAACTGGACGAATCCACCTTCAAAGCAGGCGAGCAGGTACCGCTCAGTAACCGTCCGCCGGAGTTCGACGGTTTCGACCGCGGTCCGGCGCGAGGTGTCGGGACCCGAAACTATATCATTCTGCTGGGCATTACGTCGCAGTCGACGGGTTTCGTGCGGCGCCTGGAATCGCTGCTGAAGGGCCAGGTGGATCGGTACCCGAACATCGACGGGGTGGTGGCGGTAGCCCATACCGAGGGCGGCTCGGGCGTGGATCCCAACAACCGGGAACTGGTGCTGCGGACACTGGCGGGTTTCATGGTCCATTCCAACGTCGGGGCGGTGCTTGCGGTGGACCGCGGCACCGAGTTCGTCTCGGACAGGATGCTCGAAAACTACATGCGGCTCAACCGCTATCCATTGAACGATGTTCCCCACCGGTTCGAGACGCTCAAGGGCGGGTTCGAAGAGGACCTGGAGCGCTGCGCGGGGATCGTCACCGGATGGTTCGAGACGGTCAACCGAGTTTCGCGGAAACCGGCTTCCGCGTCTCATCTCAACATCGTGCTTCAATGCGGTGGTTCCGATTCCTTTTCGGGCATATCGGGCAATCCCCTGGCCGCACTCGTGGCCCGGGAGATCATACGCTTCGGCGGGAAGGCCAATCTCGCGGAGACGGACGAGCTCATCGGCGGCGAGCCCTACGTACTGGACAACGTGCGGGACATCGAGACGGCCCGAACTTTCCTCCATATGATCGAGCGGTTTCAGGAACGCACGGCGTGGCACGGCCAGTCGGTGGACGCCAATCCGTCCGGCGGCAACAAGCTGCGGGGAATCTACAATATCGTGCTCAAGTCCATCGGCGCGGCCCGGAAGCGACATCCCGACGTACGCCTCGACTACGCCATCGATTACGCGGTTCCGATGAAGGATCCGGGGTACTACTTCATGGACAGTCCGGGCAACGACCTGGAAGCCATCGCGGGGCAAGTGGCCTCCGGCGGCAATCTCATCTTCTTCATAACCGGGAATGGATCCATCACCAACTTCCCCTTCGTGCCGACGATCAAGTTCGTGACGACCACGAAGCGGTACGAGATGCTTTCGGGTGAAATGGACGTGAACGCCGGTGCCTACCTGGACGGCGTGTCCATGGAAGAACTTGGCGGGCAGACGCTCGATCTGACGCTGCGAGCGGCGTCGGGCGAGTTGACCCGCGGCGAGCGGGCGGGCCACAGCCAGACCCAGATCTGGCGCGACTGGCGGCAGACCGACGGAAGCCGGCTGCAGGACCTGCGCGAACGTCCCGTGCCGGCGGGCAGGCCGCTGGAGGTCCGGTCGAACGGGGAATCGACGCCCCCGCCGGCTTTCAGCTTGCCCGTGTTCGAATCGAACGGATTGCGCGCCACAGAACGGATCGGCCTCATACTTCCCACCAGCCTGTGCTCCGGCCAGATCGCCCGCATAGCCGCGGAACGGTTGAGCGAAAAAGGCGTGGGGCAAGGCGCCGGCCTATCCCGTTTCGTCGCCCTGGTACACACCGAGGGATGCGGAGTTTCGGGCGGCGTCTCGGAGGAAATGTACATCCGCACCATGGCCGGCTACCTGACCCACCCGATGACGGCGGCCGCCCTGCTCCTGGAACACGGATGCGAACGCACGCACAACGATTTCTACCGCCAGCAACTGGTCGACCGCGGCCTGGATCCCGCTAGTTTCGGCTGGGCCAGCGTGCAGCTCGACGGCGGCATCGAGAAGGTCATCGATCGCATAGAGCAATGGTTTAACGGGACCCTGGACGAGTGCGCGGGTCCGGTCGCCGTCGAAGCCGGCCTGTCTACCCTCAGGTTGGGGGTGGCCACGGTAGGTTTGGCTGCCACGGCCGGTCCGGCTACGATCTTGTGTCCGGCTACCACGGCCGGTCCGGTTTCCGATGACGTTTCCGAAACGTTTTTTAAGTTGATCTTCGATGTCGTAGACGCGGGCGGCACGGTCGTCGTGCCGGACAACGACGCGCTGCTCGAATACCCGGCTTTCATGCGGCGCCTGGAGGATGGAACCATATCCCCGACATTGTCCTATGGAGAGCCCGCTTCGGTACCTGGGCTTCACGTCATGGAGACGCAGACAGCCCACTGGGTAGAGACCCTGACCGGGCTGGGCGCGGCCGGCGTGGAGCTGGTCGTCGCCGGCGTCGGCGGCCCCCCCCTGCCCGGCCATCCCATGATCCCGGTGCTGCAGGTCGCCGCGGACGACCTGGCCAGCCCTTTCCGTGAAGACGTGGATCTCATCCTGACCGGGGAACCGTTGAATCGGTGCCAGGCCGTGCTGGACCTGATCCGGAATACGGCCGCCGGGAGGCATGCGCCGCGGACCGTGGTCGTCGGCAACACGGATTTCCAGATAACGCGCGGATTACTCGGCGTCTCGGTGTGA
- a CDS encoding succinylglutamate desuccinylase: MPREVVRPDKLDLDSPGRRDYWVALEHDSLWADHLIPLTVMVGPDVREGEGLLATGSNHGNEYEGPVAVKGLLQEIELAAVKGRLIFIPVLNPAAFHAGRRASDADDGVNLNRAFVDDAGTSPALAGITHRIAGFVREHLWPRVHVVTDIHSGGAELDFALCSSFHEVDDPEQAAVIEDTARWFGTPFLMAYQNETPGLMVSEAERLGKITIGTELGWGESVNPDGVRYARHGIRAAAIHHGQLAGDIQPIAHHADGTQKLTAIIDRACYVPAPFPGHYEPLMACGAHVAAGQVVGNLHDFYRVDDPPWPVRAGVDGFVLSQAFRQPVRQGSHILVVAQEYQARSNSA; the protein is encoded by the coding sequence ATGCCTCGTGAAGTCGTACGGCCCGACAAACTCGATCTCGATTCCCCCGGGCGCCGGGACTACTGGGTCGCCCTCGAACACGATTCACTTTGGGCGGACCATCTCATCCCCCTGACGGTCATGGTCGGACCCGACGTGCGCGAAGGCGAAGGCCTTCTCGCCACAGGTTCCAACCACGGCAACGAATACGAAGGACCGGTGGCGGTCAAGGGACTGCTCCAGGAGATCGAGCTGGCAGCCGTCAAGGGGCGGCTGATCTTCATTCCCGTGCTCAACCCCGCGGCCTTCCACGCGGGCCGCCGGGCCAGTGACGCCGATGACGGGGTCAACCTGAACCGGGCTTTCGTGGACGACGCCGGCACCTCACCGGCCCTCGCGGGCATCACCCACCGGATCGCCGGGTTCGTGCGGGAACATCTCTGGCCCCGCGTGCACGTCGTGACGGATATCCATTCCGGCGGGGCCGAGCTCGACTTCGCCCTGTGTTCCAGCTTTCACGAGGTGGATGACCCGGAACAGGCCGCCGTCATCGAAGACACGGCGCGCTGGTTCGGCACGCCCTTTCTGATGGCCTACCAGAACGAGACCCCCGGGCTGATGGTCAGCGAAGCCGAGCGGCTGGGAAAGATCACGATCGGCACCGAACTGGGCTGGGGAGAGTCGGTCAATCCGGACGGCGTACGGTACGCGCGGCACGGCATTCGGGCCGCGGCCATCCACCACGGCCAGCTTGCCGGTGACATTCAGCCTATCGCCCATCACGCCGACGGCACCCAGAAACTGACGGCCATCATCGACCGGGCCTGTTACGTTCCCGCGCCTTTCCCGGGTCACTACGAACCGCTCATGGCCTGCGGCGCGCACGTGGCGGCGGGGCAGGTCGTGGGAAACCTGCACGACTTCTACCGCGTGGACGATCCGCCCTGGCCGGTACGGGCGGGCGTGGACGGTTTCGTGCTGTCCCAGGCGTTCCGCCAGCCGGTCAGGCAGGGCAGCCACATCCTCGTCGTGGCCCAGGAATACCAGGCGCGGTCGAATTCCGCCTAA
- a CDS encoding class I SAM-dependent methyltransferase, whose product MAGTGGRGRFRAVPGVPPAGQAGQPHPRRGPGIPGAVEFRLIDRDQWAVVQPSAGQSAIETCVIALKNTEARTQRLEDHPDRLKWNARYLAPKRLAPKGFCPLYDRAAVLGYPDGPVLELACGLSNQALALAGDGRDVLAVDISNVALDRLRTEAAKRGIGSRLTCVEADLVSWRPPVGRKFALVICVMYWEEAVFDYAWPVVADGGLIAWQGFTLDHLRYRPSQNPDWCFKADEPASRLPAGEYTVLHEEDVDEGHRVIRRMVARRNRS is encoded by the coding sequence CTGGCCGGTACGGGCGGGCGTGGACGGTTTCGTGCTGTCCCAGGCGTTCCGCCAGCCGGTCAGGCAGGGCAGCCACATCCTCGTCGTGGCCCAGGAATACCAGGCGCGGTCGAATTCCGCCTAATCGATCGCGACCAGTGGGCAGTCGTCCAGCCATCAGCCGGCCAGTCGGCCATCGAAACCTGCGTAATCGCATTGAAGAACACGGAGGCCCGCACGCAACGACTCGAAGACCATCCCGACCGGCTGAAGTGGAACGCAAGGTACCTGGCGCCGAAGCGCTTGGCGCCCAAGGGTTTCTGCCCGCTGTACGACCGGGCGGCGGTCCTGGGATATCCGGACGGTCCCGTACTGGAACTCGCCTGCGGCCTGTCGAACCAGGCCCTCGCCCTGGCCGGCGACGGACGCGACGTGCTTGCTGTCGACATATCAAACGTGGCCCTGGACCGTCTGCGTACGGAGGCGGCGAAAAGGGGCATCGGGTCCCGACTGACCTGCGTGGAAGCGGACCTGGTTTCCTGGCGTCCGCCCGTCGGTCGCAAGTTCGCGCTCGTGATCTGCGTGATGTACTGGGAGGAGGCGGTCTTCGACTATGCCTGGCCCGTGGTCGCCGACGGCGGACTCATCGCCTGGCAGGGCTTTACCCTGGACCACCTGAGGTACCGGCCCTCGCAGAACCCGGACTGGTGCTTCAAGGCGGATGAACCCGCGAGTCGGCTACCCGCCGGCGAGTATACCGTGCTGCACGAAGAGGACGTGGACGAAGGCCACCGGGTGATCCGGCGCATGGTGGCCAGGAGGAACCGAAGCTGA